Below is a window of Fundidesulfovibrio magnetotacticus DNA.
GCCCGGCGCGAGCCGATGATGGCCCCGCGGTAGTGGGAGGCGGCCAGCACCACCACGAAGGAGGCCGCGAACACCCCGATCGCGCCCACCAGCGCCCCGGGCACGCCGCGCACCATGTAGCCCATGAAGGCCGAGGCCAAAAGGCTCGGCCCCGGGGTCACCTGGGCCAGGGCCATGCCCTCGATGAACGTGGATTCGTCGATCCAGCCCCGGTACTCCACCACCTCGGCGTACATCACGGGGAACACGCCGAAGCCGCCGAAGGCCAGCATGTCCACCTTGATCATGGACACGGCCAGCTGGAAGAGCAGCCTGTCCCAGACATAGAGCGCCCCCAGGCAGGCCAGCTGCACCAGGCCCACGATCACGGCCAGACGCAGCGCGCCGTCGCCCTCGGGGCCTTCGCCCGCGTCGGGGGCCGGTCCCGGGTCCAGGAAGAGCATGCCCAGCACGGCCGCGCCGCCCACGATGGGCACGATGCCCGCGCCGCCCAGGAAGAGCGCCGCCGCGCCCGCCGTGAAGGCCTGATGGCGGCGCGTGGGGGCGAAGCGCTTCACGAAGTCCAGGCAGGACATCAGGCAGATGGCCAGCACCACCACCTTGAGGCCCATGTACACGG
It encodes the following:
- the chrA gene encoding chromate efflux transporter, translating into MPPRTSLWTIFKSFFIVGATAYGGPAMMPMMRREAVEKRGFVSREEFRLGLGLCQLIPGGTLMQLAAYIGLKLRGLWGALAAYAGFSAPAFLLMLGLSSFYMGTRNAPLAQAVYMGLKVVVLAICLMSCLDFVKRFAPTRRHQAFTAGAAALFLGGAGIVPIVGGAAVLGMLFLDPGPAPDAGEGPEGDGALRLAVIVGLVQLACLGALYVWDRLLFQLAVSMIKVDMLAFGGFGVFPVMYAEVVEYRGWIDESTFIEGMALAQVTPGPSLLASAFMGYMVRGVPGALVGAIGVFAASFVVVLAASHYRGAIIGSRRARQALSGVLATLGGMIVAVSWTLSKAVAWDWRTALILALSLGALAARVAVYWVVLGAAALAALIC